A section of the Streptomyces sp. CG1 genome encodes:
- a CDS encoding Chromate resistance protein ChrB translates to MIKVPAEPSRHRVAVWQELRRIGALSLGQGVWAVPDVPVTLPAAGPGPEDAARFQAPFTAARSEDWAEFLADCGKFTLAELEEEEHSLERLRRWHRDLTARDAFAALHRTPEDEQ, encoded by the coding sequence GTGATCAAGGTTCCTGCTGAGCCGTCCCGGCACCGTGTCGCGGTCTGGCAGGAGCTGCGCCGGATCGGTGCGCTCTCCCTGGGTCAGGGCGTGTGGGCCGTACCGGACGTGCCCGTCACCCTGCCGGCCGCCGGGCCTGGTCCCGAGGACGCCGCCCGCTTCCAGGCGCCGTTCACCGCGGCCCGCTCCGAGGACTGGGCCGAATTCCTCGCCGACTGCGGCAAGTTCACCCTGGCCGAACTGGAGGAAGAGGAACATTCGCTGGAGCGGCTGCGCCGCTGGCACCGCGATCTGACAGCCCGCGACGCCTTCGCCGCGCTGCACCGCACTCCGGAGGACGAGCAGTGA
- a CDS encoding SAV_915 family protein → MAELRYGEDPEPSDPFPAGPLYVPVRPGPSGCAARLFRTPLGDRTAVGFTSERRLTTTLGARQAWIRLAEPALRALTAPLGVTALTVDPQFTAPAPAPVMPVPSEIPALRIA, encoded by the coding sequence ATGGCAGAACTCCGCTACGGCGAAGACCCCGAGCCCTCTGATCCGTTCCCGGCCGGACCCCTGTACGTCCCGGTCCGGCCGGGGCCCTCCGGGTGTGCGGCCCGGCTCTTCCGCACGCCGCTCGGCGACCGTACGGCCGTCGGCTTCACCTCCGAGCGCCGGCTGACCACCACGCTCGGCGCCCGCCAGGCGTGGATCCGCCTCGCCGAGCCCGCCCTGCGCGCGCTGACCGCCCCGCTCGGCGTCACCGCCCTCACGGTGGACCCGCAGTTCACCGCCCCGGCCCCCGCGCCGGTCATGCCGGTCCCGTCCGAGATTCCCGCGCTGCGGATCGCCTGA
- a CDS encoding DUF4118 domain-containing protein, which translates to MARGKLRIYLGAAPGVGKTYAMLSEAHRRIERGTDCVVAFVEHHRRPRTEVMLHGLEQVPRKELEYRDAVFTEMDVDAVLRRAPAVALVDELAHSNVPGSRNAKRWQDVEELLAAGIDVISTVNIQHLESLGDVVESITGVRQRETVPDEVVRRADQIELVDMSPEALRRRMAHGNIYKPDKVDAALSNYFRPGNLTALRELALLWVADRADEYLNEYRREHRVSAIWGSRERIVVGLTGGPEGRTLIRRASRLAEKGAGGEVLAVYISRSDGLTSASPKELAVQRTLVEDVGGTFHHVVGDDIPAALLDFARGVNATQIVLGVSRRRSWQYVFGPGVGATVAVESGPDLDVHLITHDEAGKGRGLPVARGARLGRSRVIWGWAVGALGPVPLTWLLTSVAPDVGLANDMLLYLTLTVAAALLGGLLPALASAVVGSLLLNWYFTPPIHTLTIADPKNIVAIAIFVGVAVSVASVVDLAARRTHQAARLRAESEILSFLAGNVLRGETTLEALLERVRETFGMESVALLERTGETAPWTCAGSVGPEPARMPEDADVDVPVGDHMALSLRGRVLPAADRRVLAAFAAQAAVVLDRQRLQREADRAGELAEGNRIRTALLAAVSHDLRTPLAGIKAAVTSLRSDDVEWSERDQADLLEAIEEGADRLDHLVGNLLDMSRLQTGTVTPIIRETDLDEVVPMALGGVPEDSVELDIPESLPMVYVDRGLLERAVANVVENAVKYSPPGEPVLVSASALADRVEVRVVDRGPGVPDEAKDRIFEPFQRYGDAPRGVGVGLGLAVARGFAEAVGGALHAEDTPGGGLTMVLAVPTDPERERPGGLLVSGDRG; encoded by the coding sequence ATGGCACGCGGCAAGCTCCGGATCTACCTCGGCGCGGCACCCGGCGTCGGCAAGACGTACGCGATGCTGTCGGAGGCACACCGACGTATCGAGCGGGGCACCGACTGCGTCGTGGCCTTCGTCGAACACCATCGCCGGCCCCGCACCGAGGTGATGCTGCACGGCCTGGAACAGGTGCCGCGCAAGGAACTCGAGTACCGGGACGCCGTCTTCACCGAGATGGACGTGGACGCGGTGCTGCGCCGGGCGCCCGCCGTCGCCCTGGTGGACGAACTCGCCCACAGCAACGTCCCCGGCTCCCGCAACGCCAAGCGCTGGCAGGACGTCGAGGAACTGCTCGCGGCCGGCATCGACGTGATCTCGACGGTCAACATCCAGCACCTGGAGTCGCTGGGGGACGTGGTCGAGTCGATCACCGGGGTGCGGCAGCGCGAGACCGTCCCGGACGAGGTCGTACGGCGTGCCGACCAGATCGAGCTGGTCGACATGTCCCCGGAGGCGCTGCGCCGCCGCATGGCGCACGGCAACATCTACAAACCGGACAAGGTCGACGCGGCCCTGTCCAATTACTTCCGGCCCGGAAACCTCACGGCGCTACGGGAGTTGGCGCTGCTGTGGGTGGCCGACCGGGCCGACGAGTACCTGAACGAGTACCGCCGTGAGCACCGGGTGTCGGCCATCTGGGGCTCGCGGGAGCGGATCGTGGTCGGCCTGACCGGCGGCCCCGAGGGCCGCACCCTGATACGGCGTGCCTCACGGCTCGCCGAGAAGGGCGCGGGCGGCGAGGTGCTCGCCGTCTACATCTCCCGCAGCGACGGCCTGACCTCGGCCTCGCCGAAGGAACTCGCCGTCCAGCGCACGCTGGTCGAGGACGTGGGCGGCACCTTCCATCACGTGGTCGGCGACGACATACCGGCCGCTCTGCTCGACTTCGCCCGGGGCGTGAACGCCACCCAGATCGTGCTGGGTGTCTCGCGCCGCCGGAGCTGGCAGTACGTCTTCGGGCCCGGCGTCGGTGCCACCGTCGCCGTGGAGTCCGGTCCCGATCTCGACGTGCACCTGATCACGCACGACGAGGCGGGCAAGGGACGCGGGCTGCCGGTGGCCCGCGGTGCCCGCCTCGGCCGCTCCCGGGTCATCTGGGGCTGGGCCGTGGGCGCGCTCGGCCCGGTCCCGCTCACCTGGCTCCTCACCAGCGTCGCCCCGGACGTCGGCCTCGCCAACGACATGCTGCTGTACCTGACCCTGACGGTCGCGGCGGCCCTGCTCGGCGGCCTGCTCCCGGCGCTGGCCTCGGCGGTGGTCGGATCGCTGCTGCTGAACTGGTACTTCACCCCGCCCATCCACACCCTGACCATCGCCGACCCGAAGAACATCGTCGCCATCGCGATCTTCGTCGGGGTCGCGGTGTCCGTGGCCTCGGTGGTGGACCTGGCGGCTCGCCGCACCCATCAGGCGGCCCGGCTGCGCGCCGAGTCGGAGATCCTCTCCTTCCTGGCCGGGAACGTCCTGCGTGGCGAAACGACCCTGGAGGCACTGCTGGAGCGGGTCCGCGAGACCTTCGGCATGGAGTCGGTGGCCCTGCTGGAGCGGACCGGCGAGACGGCACCGTGGACGTGCGCCGGAAGTGTGGGCCCCGAGCCGGCGCGGATGCCGGAGGACGCGGACGTCGACGTACCGGTCGGCGACCACATGGCCCTGTCCCTGCGCGGCCGGGTGCTGCCCGCCGCCGACCGGCGGGTGCTGGCCGCGTTCGCCGCGCAGGCCGCCGTCGTCCTGGACCGCCAGCGGCTGCAGCGCGAGGCCGACCGGGCCGGGGAACTGGCCGAGGGCAACCGCATCCGCACCGCCCTGCTGGCCGCCGTCAGCCACGATCTGCGTACGCCGCTCGCCGGTATCAAGGCCGCGGTCACGTCGCTGCGTTCGGACGACGTCGAGTGGTCGGAGCGGGATCAGGCGGATCTGCTGGAGGCCATAGAGGAGGGCGCGGACCGGCTCGACCACCTGGTGGGCAACCTCCTGGACATGTCCCGCCTCCAGACGGGCACGGTCACCCCGATCATCCGGGAGACCGACCTGGACGAGGTCGTGCCGATGGCGCTCGGCGGAGTGCCCGAGGACAGCGTGGAGCTGGACATTCCTGAGAGCCTGCCGATGGTGTACGTCGACCGGGGGCTGCTGGAGCGGGCCGTGGCCAACGTGGTGGAGAACGCCGTCAAGTACAGCCCGCCGGGGGAGCCGGTCCTGGTGTCGGCGAGCGCCCTCGCCGACCGGGTCGAGGTGCGGGTCGTGGACCGCGGTCCGGGCGTCCCGGACGAGGCCAAGGACCGCATCTTCGAACCCTTCCAGCGCTACGGGGACGCTCCGCGGGGGGTGGGCGTCGGGCTCGGCCTCGCCGTCGCCCGAGGGTTCGCCGAGGCGGTCGGCGGTGCGCTGCATGCCGAGGACACGCCGGGGGGTGGGCTGACCATGGTGCTTGCGGTGCCGACCGATCCGGAGCGCGAACGGCCCGGGGGGCTTCTCGTCTCGGGCGACCGCGGCTAG
- a CDS encoding potassium-transporting ATPase subunit C, which yields MNNSVTNTARLLGAGLRALLVLTLVTGVIYPLVVTGIAQALFSNKANGSEIKADGKVVGSSLIGQSYNLPLKKGQQSPDPDLKWFQGRLQNGLGTNSVNTQYKLILSGATNLSADSGAVKGKCPDQPADKTLCAQVLAARDAVVKDNSVPGYTVKASDVPADAVTSSGSGLDPAISPEYAELQVHRVAAKNGLSVAEVDKLVKDNTQGRAVGFIGEPQVNVLELNIALKDLVAKR from the coding sequence ATGAACAACTCCGTAACGAACACCGCCCGGCTGCTCGGGGCGGGCCTCAGGGCCCTCCTCGTGCTGACCCTGGTGACCGGCGTCATCTATCCGCTGGTCGTCACCGGCATCGCCCAGGCACTGTTCAGCAACAAGGCCAACGGCTCCGAGATCAAGGCGGACGGCAAGGTCGTCGGCTCCTCCCTGATCGGGCAGTCGTACAACCTGCCGCTGAAGAAGGGCCAGCAGAGCCCGGACCCGGACCTCAAGTGGTTCCAGGGCCGCCTGCAGAACGGCCTCGGCACCAACAGCGTCAACACGCAGTACAAGCTGATCCTGTCCGGTGCCACCAACCTCTCCGCGGACAGCGGTGCGGTGAAGGGCAAGTGCCCCGACCAGCCCGCGGACAAGACGCTCTGCGCCCAGGTGCTCGCCGCCAGGGACGCGGTCGTCAAGGACAACTCGGTGCCCGGCTACACGGTCAAGGCCTCGGACGTACCCGCCGACGCGGTGACCTCCTCCGGCTCCGGCCTGGACCCGGCCATCTCCCCGGAGTACGCCGAACTCCAGGTCCACCGGGTCGCGGCGAAGAACGGGCTGTCCGTCGCCGAGGTGGACAAGCTCGTCAAGGACAACACCCAGGGACGCGCCGTCGGCTTCATCGGTGAGCCGCAGGTGAACGTCCTCGAACTCAACATCGCGCTCAAGGACCTCGTGGCCAAGAGGTGA
- a CDS encoding DUF4956 domain-containing protein, producing the protein MSLVIALCTGLPHRDNWLVITAGAVVLVAFLLVDDPRAYEPPTRTVKLTLDRIYDDPSLISQDVAFRFGRAPLSVEVDEVDYVRETTRVSARYPAAPGEPAAQDTEPREPVTVV; encoded by the coding sequence GTGTCCCTGGTCATCGCGCTGTGCACCGGGCTGCCGCACCGCGACAACTGGCTCGTCATCACGGCGGGCGCGGTGGTGCTGGTGGCGTTCCTGCTGGTGGACGACCCGCGCGCCTACGAGCCGCCGACCCGCACGGTGAAGCTGACCCTGGACCGGATCTACGACGACCCCTCCCTGATCTCCCAGGACGTCGCCTTCCGCTTCGGCCGTGCGCCGCTGTCGGTCGAGGTCGACGAGGTCGACTACGTCCGCGAGACCACCCGGGTCTCCGCCCGCTACCCCGCCGCACCCGGTGAGCCCGCCGCCCAGGACACGGAGCCGCGCGAGCCGGTGACCGTCGTATGA
- a CDS encoding universal stress protein yields MSEYHPPAAARVVVGVSGSLGGATALTRAAVEARRRGAELWPVLAWEPPEGDLAARRFPAAASLAPEWERLARERLVEALRAVFGGPDTGLPGQALVVRGAPGPALVRTASREDDILVVGAGRRGRLHRALWPSVSRYCLAHAMCPVLAVPPSPLQAELESVHRRNAWRLRLNSGHLERELHMVPPES; encoded by the coding sequence ATGTCCGAGTACCACCCGCCTGCGGCCGCCCGGGTCGTGGTGGGAGTGAGCGGCTCGCTGGGCGGCGCGACCGCCCTGACCCGGGCCGCCGTGGAGGCCAGGCGCCGGGGAGCCGAGCTGTGGCCGGTGCTGGCGTGGGAGCCGCCGGAGGGGGATCTCGCCGCCCGCAGGTTCCCGGCGGCGGCCTCCCTGGCCCCGGAGTGGGAGCGGCTGGCGCGCGAACGGCTCGTCGAGGCGCTGCGTGCGGTGTTCGGCGGCCCGGACACCGGGCTGCCCGGACAGGCGCTCGTCGTCCGGGGCGCGCCCGGGCCGGCGCTGGTACGGACCGCGTCCCGCGAGGACGACATCCTCGTCGTCGGCGCGGGTCGGCGGGGCCGCCTGCACCGAGCACTGTGGCCGTCGGTCAGCCGCTACTGCCTGGCCCACGCGATGTGTCCGGTCCTCGCGGTGCCACCGTCGCCGTTGCAGGCGGAGCTGGAGTCGGTCCACCGCAGGAACGCCTGGCGGCTGCGGCTGAACTCCGGCCATCTGGAACGGGAGTTGCACATGGTGCCGCCGGAGTCCTGA
- a CDS encoding ATP-binding protein has protein sequence MAVPSVPARRAADRSRPAQNLRLDVPADRDDEITRLGHTLNRMLDRLEASAVRERRFVADASHELRTPLSLLRAEVDVALHRPRSAEELNQTLRSVDAEVQRLIGLSNALLDLEELGSTDHLTRAPVRLPDLIETAVAPHLRGAERSGRALTTDTADTTVDVDTRWLIPAIGNLVGNALRHGRGAVRLTATVEEGRLRLCVGDEGPGFPPEFLPRAFDRFARAEASRTSGGSGLGLAFVQAVATAHGGEARAENAGGGATVTLEMPCRSVP, from the coding sequence ATGGCTGTCCCTTCCGTCCCGGCACGTCGGGCGGCGGACCGGTCGCGGCCCGCGCAGAACCTGCGCCTGGACGTGCCCGCCGACCGCGACGACGAGATCACCCGCCTCGGCCACACCCTCAACCGCATGCTGGACCGCCTCGAGGCCTCGGCCGTCCGCGAGCGCCGGTTCGTCGCCGACGCCAGCCATGAACTCCGCACCCCGCTCTCCCTGTTGCGGGCCGAGGTCGACGTCGCGCTGCACCGGCCCCGCTCGGCCGAGGAACTCAACCAGACCCTGCGCTCGGTCGACGCCGAGGTCCAGCGCCTGATCGGCCTCTCCAACGCCCTGCTCGACCTGGAGGAACTCGGCAGCACCGACCACCTCACCCGGGCACCCGTACGACTGCCCGACCTGATCGAGACCGCCGTGGCCCCGCACCTGCGCGGTGCCGAACGCTCCGGCCGCGCCCTGACCACCGACACGGCGGACACGACCGTCGACGTCGACACCCGCTGGCTGATACCGGCCATCGGCAACCTGGTCGGCAACGCCCTGCGTCACGGGCGCGGGGCCGTCCGTCTTACGGCCACGGTCGAGGAAGGCAGGCTGCGGCTGTGCGTCGGGGACGAGGGGCCGGGCTTCCCGCCCGAGTTCCTGCCACGGGCCTTCGACCGTTTCGCCCGCGCGGAAGCGAGCCGCACGAGCGGGGGGTCCGGCCTGGGACTGGCCTTCGTACAGGCGGTGGCCACGGCTCACGGCGGTGAGGCGCGCGCGGAGAACGCGGGGGGCGGGGCTACGGTCACTCTCGAAATGCCGTGCAGATCAGTGCCCTGA
- a CDS encoding APC family permease, whose amino-acid sequence MVFGLARRELRPRVPLRPGEGEKHHLTSLEGLAALSLDALSSVAYGPEAIVLALVTAGTGALTATLPVTLAIVFLLAALVVSYGQVIAVHPDGGGAYAVAKKDLGPTASLLAAASLVVDYVLTVAVSLAAGADALASAFPVLAHDKLLVCLAGLALLTAVNLRGVAESARVLMLPTALFIVAVLGVIVVDLLRSHPAAVVGTALSLPPHETLGLLLLLKAFSSGCSALTGVEAIANAVPTFRTPSVKRAQRTELMLGALLGVMLIGLAVLIRRDHVAPRGDVTVLAQLTAGAFGTGWPYYATNLIVTLALGLAANTSFGGLPVLMSLLARDHRLPHLFGLRAERPVYRYGVVALALLAALLLLATDADTHRLIPLFAIGVFIGFTLSQLGLVRHWAREKPAGYRRRALINGTGALLTTLAGVILLTTKFLAGAWVVVVAVPLLMLLFARIERYYTAVGEELGLGRVPDPPDRRTASLVIVPLGEVSKLARYAIGVALSLGDEVVAVAVHADPDKSRALREAWDRWNPGVRLDVIDSPHRSLVQPIVDYVQCAAQDGRQVAVLIPEVEPRHRRYEILQNQRGLLLATVLRARTDVVVCMLPYRLGL is encoded by the coding sequence ATGGTGTTTGGCCTGGCACGTCGCGAACTGCGACCGAGAGTCCCGCTGCGCCCCGGCGAGGGCGAGAAACACCATCTGACGAGCCTGGAGGGTCTCGCCGCACTGTCGCTGGACGCGCTCAGCTCGGTGGCGTACGGCCCCGAGGCGATCGTGCTGGCCCTGGTGACCGCGGGCACCGGCGCCCTGACCGCGACCCTGCCCGTCACGCTGGCGATCGTCTTCCTGCTCGCCGCGCTGGTGGTGTCGTACGGCCAGGTCATCGCCGTACACCCGGACGGCGGAGGCGCCTACGCCGTCGCCAAGAAGGACCTCGGGCCGACCGCCAGTCTGCTCGCCGCGGCCAGCCTGGTCGTCGACTACGTCCTCACCGTGGCCGTCAGCCTGGCCGCCGGCGCCGACGCGCTCGCCTCCGCCTTCCCCGTCCTCGCCCACGACAAGCTGCTGGTCTGCCTGGCGGGCCTCGCCCTGCTGACGGCGGTGAACCTGCGGGGCGTCGCCGAGAGCGCCCGTGTGCTGATGCTGCCCACCGCGCTGTTCATCGTGGCCGTCCTGGGCGTCATCGTCGTCGACCTGCTCCGCTCGCACCCGGCGGCAGTGGTCGGTACCGCCCTGTCCCTCCCGCCTCACGAGACACTCGGCCTGCTCCTTCTCCTCAAGGCGTTCTCGTCCGGCTGCTCGGCGCTGACGGGCGTGGAGGCCATCGCCAACGCGGTTCCCACCTTCCGCACCCCGAGCGTGAAGCGCGCCCAGCGCACCGAACTCATGCTCGGCGCACTCCTCGGCGTGATGCTGATCGGCCTTGCGGTCCTGATCCGCCGCGACCATGTGGCGCCGCGCGGCGACGTCACCGTCCTCGCCCAGCTGACGGCCGGCGCGTTCGGCACGGGCTGGCCCTACTACGCCACCAACCTCATCGTCACCCTCGCCCTGGGCCTCGCGGCGAACACCAGCTTCGGCGGCCTGCCGGTCCTGATGAGCCTGCTCGCCCGCGACCACCGGCTGCCCCACCTGTTCGGCCTGCGCGCCGAACGCCCCGTCTACCGCTACGGCGTGGTCGCCCTGGCCCTGCTGGCCGCGCTGCTGCTCCTCGCGACCGACGCCGACACCCACCGCCTGATCCCGCTGTTCGCCATCGGCGTCTTCATCGGCTTCACCCTCAGCCAGCTCGGCCTGGTCCGGCACTGGGCCCGCGAGAAACCGGCGGGCTACAGACGCCGTGCCCTGATCAACGGCACCGGGGCGCTGCTCACCACCCTCGCCGGAGTGATCCTGCTGACCACGAAGTTCCTGGCCGGCGCCTGGGTGGTCGTGGTCGCCGTACCCCTGCTGATGCTGTTGTTCGCCCGTATCGAGCGCTACTACACGGCCGTCGGCGAGGAACTCGGCCTGGGCCGCGTCCCCGACCCGCCGGACCGGCGCACGGCCAGCCTGGTCATCGTCCCCCTCGGCGAGGTCAGCAAGCTCGCCCGGTACGCCATCGGCGTCGCGCTCTCCCTCGGCGACGAGGTCGTGGCGGTGGCCGTCCACGCCGACCCGGACAAGAGCCGTGCCCTGCGGGAGGCATGGGACCGCTGGAACCCGGGCGTACGCCTCGACGTCATCGACAGCCCGCACCGCTCCCTGGTCCAGCCGATCGTCGACTACGTCCAGTGCGCGGCCCAGGACGGACGCCAGGTCGCCGTCCTCATCCCCGAGGTCGAACCCCGCCACCGACGCTACGAGATCCTCCAGAACCAGCGGGGCCTGCTCCTCGCCACGGTGCTGCGGGCCCGCACGGACGTGGTGGTGTGCATGCTGCCGTACCGGCTGGGGCTGTGA
- the lysA gene encoding diaminopimelate decarboxylase: protein MTTVHEPTALTGAAELSVWPASTTEPPRGDLTVGGVPLAEIADRFGTPVYVLDEAEVRDRCRTYLDAFPDAEVLYAAKAFLCRAMAHWMDEEGLGLDVCSAGELELAVTTGFPAERIVLHGNAKSPRDLDTALRLGVGRIVIDSPAEIARLAAAVGPDGHQKVMVRVVPGISAGGHEKIRTGTDDQKFGLSISDGYAQHAITRILDQPQLELTGLHCHLGSQITSVKPYLVAVRRMVGLMSRLYEQHGLVLPELDLGGGHGIAYRPGEEALDLTALARKVRAELADACATAQLPVPRLIIEPGRAIAGPAGIAVYRVLSVKHTGEHVFVAVDGGMSDNPRPALYGVRYAPRLIGRHSTAERARVTVVGRHCEAGDVLASGAELPADTRPGDLLAVPVAGAYHLSMASGYNLVGRPPVVAVRDGLARLLVRRESLEDIRSRDVGL from the coding sequence ATGACCACGGTTCACGAACCCACCGCCCTCACCGGAGCCGCCGAGCTGTCGGTATGGCCCGCGTCGACCACCGAACCTCCGCGCGGCGACCTGACCGTGGGCGGCGTACCGCTCGCCGAGATCGCCGACCGCTTCGGCACTCCCGTCTACGTCCTGGACGAAGCCGAGGTCCGCGACCGCTGCCGTACCTACCTGGACGCCTTCCCCGACGCCGAAGTCCTGTACGCCGCCAAGGCGTTCCTGTGCCGGGCCATGGCCCACTGGATGGACGAGGAGGGACTCGGGCTGGACGTGTGCTCCGCGGGGGAGTTGGAACTCGCCGTCACCACCGGGTTTCCGGCCGAGCGGATCGTGCTGCACGGCAACGCGAAGTCCCCGCGCGACCTGGACACCGCACTGCGCCTCGGCGTCGGACGCATCGTCATCGACAGCCCCGCCGAGATCGCCCGGCTGGCCGCCGCCGTCGGGCCCGACGGCCACCAGAAGGTCATGGTCCGGGTGGTGCCCGGGATCAGCGCGGGCGGCCACGAGAAGATCCGCACCGGCACCGACGACCAGAAGTTCGGCCTCAGCATCTCCGACGGGTACGCCCAGCACGCCATCACCCGGATCCTCGACCAGCCGCAGCTCGAACTCACCGGACTGCACTGCCATTTGGGCTCACAGATCACCAGCGTCAAGCCGTACCTCGTCGCCGTGCGCCGCATGGTCGGGCTGATGAGCCGGCTGTACGAGCAGCACGGACTGGTGCTGCCCGAGCTGGATCTCGGCGGCGGCCACGGCATCGCCTACCGGCCCGGCGAGGAGGCCCTGGACCTGACGGCGCTGGCCCGCAAGGTCCGCGCGGAACTCGCCGACGCCTGCGCCACCGCCCAGCTCCCCGTCCCCCGCCTGATCATCGAGCCGGGCCGGGCGATCGCGGGCCCCGCCGGGATCGCCGTGTACCGCGTCCTGTCCGTGAAGCACACCGGCGAGCACGTCTTCGTGGCCGTCGACGGCGGCATGAGCGACAACCCTCGCCCGGCCCTGTACGGCGTCCGGTACGCGCCGCGCCTCATCGGCCGGCACAGCACGGCGGAGCGCGCCCGGGTCACGGTGGTGGGCCGGCACTGCGAGGCGGGGGACGTCCTGGCCTCCGGCGCGGAACTCCCCGCCGACACCCGTCCCGGCGATCTGCTCGCCGTCCCGGTGGCCGGCGCCTACCACCTGTCCATGGCCTCGGGCTACAACCTGGTCGGCCGCCCGCCCGTGGTCGCCGTACGCGACGGCCTGGCCCGTCTGCTGGTCCGCCGCGAGTCCCTGGAGGACATCCGCAGCCGCGACGTGGGCCTGTAG
- a CDS encoding response regulator: MTRVLVVEDDPQLVRALVINLQARHYGVDAAPDGATALRLAAARQPDVVLLDLGLPDMDGVDVIKGLRGWSRVPVLVLSARQASDEKVAALDAGADDYITKPFSMDELLARLRAAVRRTEDTPLVPETTLVETADFSLDLLAKKAVRAGRDVRLTPTEWHLLEILVTNPGRLITQKQLLQEVWGVSQSNKTNYLRVYMAQLRRKLETDPSQPRYLITEPGMGYRFEE, from the coding sequence ATGACCAGGGTGCTCGTGGTGGAGGACGACCCGCAGCTCGTACGGGCCCTCGTCATCAACTTGCAGGCGCGTCACTACGGCGTGGACGCCGCCCCCGACGGTGCCACGGCCCTGCGGCTCGCCGCCGCACGTCAGCCCGACGTGGTGCTGCTGGACCTCGGCCTGCCCGACATGGACGGCGTCGACGTCATCAAGGGTCTGCGCGGCTGGAGCCGTGTGCCGGTGCTGGTCCTGTCCGCCCGGCAGGCCTCCGACGAGAAGGTGGCCGCCCTCGACGCCGGCGCGGACGACTACATCACCAAGCCGTTCAGCATGGACGAACTCCTGGCCCGGCTGCGAGCCGCGGTCCGCCGTACCGAGGACACCCCGCTCGTCCCCGAGACGACGCTCGTCGAGACGGCGGACTTCAGCCTCGACCTGCTCGCCAAGAAGGCCGTACGGGCCGGGCGGGACGTACGGCTGACCCCGACCGAATGGCACCTGCTGGAGATACTGGTCACCAACCCCGGTCGGCTGATCACCCAGAAACAGCTGCTTCAGGAGGTTTGGGGGGTCTCGCAGAGCAACAAGACCAACTACCTGCGGGTTTACATGGCACAGCTCCGCCGCAAACTGGAGACGGACCCCTCCCAGCCCCGCTATCTGATCACCGAGCCCGGCATGGGCTACCGCTTCGAGGAATGA
- a CDS encoding MFS transporter — protein MWPLYAAGFTTAFGAHGIAANLGGHSADAVTSLLVLGGLLALYDGAEVVLKPVFGTLADRIGARPVLLGGLVAFAVASLLYVLADSPGWLWAARLGQGAAASAFSPSASALVARLNPAAKRGRAFGSYGFYKSVGYTLGPLLGGVLVWAGGLRLLFAVLTVLGAAVAVWAALAVPVVPPLPKARQTVLDLARRLADPAFLAPTSALAAATAALSVGVGFLPVSGRAAGLGTVATGAAVSLLAACAAVAQPRAGRALDDGRLTTRSGLAAGLSLTAAGLVCAMLPGLTGILVGAALIGVGTGLITPLGFAALASSTPQERLGQTMGAAELGRELGDAGGPLLVAVVASGATLNYGFGALGILVGVGAVVAYVRRGG, from the coding sequence ATGTGGCCGCTGTACGCCGCCGGGTTCACCACCGCCTTCGGGGCGCACGGCATCGCCGCGAACCTCGGCGGCCACTCCGCGGACGCGGTCACCTCACTGCTGGTGCTGGGCGGGCTGCTCGCCCTGTACGACGGCGCCGAGGTGGTCCTCAAACCGGTCTTCGGCACCCTCGCCGACCGCATCGGCGCCCGCCCGGTGCTGCTCGGCGGCCTCGTCGCGTTCGCGGTCGCCTCCCTGCTGTACGTGCTCGCGGACAGCCCCGGCTGGCTGTGGGCGGCCCGGCTCGGCCAGGGCGCCGCGGCCTCCGCCTTCTCGCCCTCCGCGTCCGCGCTGGTGGCCCGCCTCAACCCGGCCGCCAAACGCGGCCGCGCCTTCGGCAGTTACGGCTTCTACAAGTCCGTCGGCTACACCCTCGGCCCGCTGCTCGGCGGTGTGCTGGTGTGGGCCGGGGGCCTGCGGCTGCTGTTCGCCGTGCTGACGGTGCTGGGCGCGGCGGTCGCCGTATGGGCCGCGCTCGCCGTACCCGTCGTACCCCCGCTGCCCAAGGCCCGGCAGACGGTGCTGGACCTCGCCCGGCGGCTCGCCGACCCCGCCTTCCTCGCCCCGACGTCGGCACTGGCCGCGGCGACCGCGGCCCTGTCGGTCGGCGTCGGTTTCCTGCCGGTCTCCGGCCGCGCCGCCGGGCTGGGCACGGTGGCCACGGGGGCCGCGGTGTCGTTGCTGGCCGCCTGCGCGGCCGTCGCACAGCCGCGGGCCGGGCGCGCGCTGGACGACGGCCGCCTCACCACTCGGTCCGGTCTGGCGGCGGGCCTGTCGCTCACCGCCGCGGGTCTGGTCTGCGCGATGCTGCCGGGCCTGACCGGGATCCTGGTCGGCGCCGCCCTGATCGGCGTGGGGACCGGTCTGATCACCCCGCTCGGTTTCGCCGCGCTGGCCTCGTCGACCCCTCAGGAGCGGCTGGGGCAGACCATGGGGGCGGCGGAGCTGGGGCGCGAACTCGGTGATGCGGGTGGGCCGTTGCTGGTGGCCGTGGTTGCCTCCGGTGCGACGCTGAATTACGGCTTCGGTGCGCTGGGGATTCTTGTCGGGGTGGGGGCGGTGGTGGCGTACGTCCGCCGTGGCGGGTGA